The Hymenobacter oligotrophus genome segment CAGGTAATCACTGATGCCGCCGGGCTGGGCGTTGATGCTCATGCGCTGAAACGTGACCGACTCGCTCGGACTGGTCAGCAAATCGGTAAGCGGCAGCTGGAAGTGCTGGGCCAGGCGCGTGGCCTCGTCGAGTGATAAGGCGGTTTCGCCGCGCAGGCGGCGGTAGGTGCTATCGGTGCTGAGCTGCAGCACATCGGCTACTTCATCAACCAGCGACAAATGCGCGGGCAAGTGCCCCCGCAGTCGGGCAAAAAAAGCGGTTTGGGCCGGCAGCGCAGGAACAGACTTAATGGATAACCCCATAAAACGCGAACGGCTGCCCTAGGTAATACTTGCAAAATCTGAGTTGGCAGGCCGCCGAAGTTGCAATAAATACCGCTTGCGGCAAACTCTGCGGGCGTTGAGGCGGGCAGTTGCAATTTCTGCAAGTGGCGGAGCCGCAGAGCTCGGCAAGGCCGTTGGGCGGCAGGTGGCCAGTGCTCTAGCTTTGGGCAGTGCTGCGTTTCACCTAGCCCAAACCATGTTATGAAGAAATTGCTACTCTGCCTCGCCGCGCTGTTGAGCGCCCACCTAGGGCACGCGCAGAAGACAGTTGCGAAGCTCAACACCGTAAGCCTGCTGTACCGCACGGCTTCGGTGCTGGCCGAGCGGCAAGTGCATCCAGCAGTCAGCGTGCAGCTGGGCGTGTTTTACACCCACAGCACCGGCCAGATGTTCAGCGACCGGGAGCTGTCGGGTTTTGGCATTACGCCCGAAGTGCGGTTCTATCCCTCCGGCACCGCTTTGCAAGGTTTTTACCTAGGGCTGTATGCGCGTTACCAGCACTTCCGGGCGCACGAGGACATCAAGCAATCAATGTTTCCAACTCGCCCCGAAGACCAAACCCTGCCCGGTCGGCCCATCGACGGCACCATCAACGCCTTTGGACTGGGCTTAACCACTGGCTATCAAGTGCGCATAACCAAACACCTCCGGCTCGATCCGTTTGTGGGCCTGGGTTTCAACACGGCCTTCAGCAACGTAACCACGCCGGGCTTTACCAACCACGAGTTTTACACCGCCCAAACCCACGACGGCGCCGAGCCACGCCTGGGCCTGGCCGTGGGCTACGCGTTTTAGGGCTGCTCGCGCAAGGCCGGCCGCTGCGTGATTTCGTGGTAGCAAATCACGTCGTCGGCGAAGTAGTGCAGCACCATGCTTTGGCGCGTGCGATGGGCAGCTTGGATGGGCATGCCGCCGTGCAGCAGGTTGGCGTGCCACAACAGCACGTCGCCGGCTTGGGCATGAAACTCCTCGGGGCGTAGCTGGTTTTGCTGCACCACGGCCTCGATGGCGTTTTCGTAGGCTTTGTAGGCCGATTCGCCGATGGTGAAATGCGTGTTGCCGTGCGGGTAGTCGTTGTTGAGCACGTAGGGCAGGCGGTGACTGCCGGGGTAGTAAAACACCGGCCCGTTGCTGGCGTCGATGTTCTCCAGGGCAATCCAGGCAGCCACCATGTAACCCAGGGGGTAGGTGGTCATGTGGATGGTATCGGAGTGGGCGCGCTGCTGGCTGCCCTGGATGAAGTTGATGCTCTGGAACGGATGCGTCACGGGCTTGCCCAGCAGAAAGCCGAGTACCGCGTGCAGCTCGGGCTTGGCCACGATGCGCCGAATTGCCTCCGATTGGTGAATGGCGAACATGATTTTGACGTGGCTGTAGCGCCAGTTGGCTTCGCCTTGCCCAATCAGCCGCTCAATTTCGCCGTTGATGGTGGCCACTTCATCGGGGCTGAAAAATCCACGCAGCACCATGTAGCCGCGCTCCGACCACAACCGAATACCCTCCTGAGTAGCTGGCGAAAACTGCTTAAACTCCGGGTAGTTGCTGGCTGCGAGGCGGCTGTCGTGCACATCGAAGCGCGGCGGCTCGCCGGCACCTAGGGCTTTGAAGTCGTCGGAAGACACCGATTGGTACACGCGCTTGCGCAAGCCGTAGCGGCGGTACAACTGCTCGTTGTGGCGCAGTTTGCGCTGGTGCAGAAAGTTGTAGACCGTGTACGTTAGCTTCAGGGAACGAAGCTTGTGGCGTAAGAAATCGAGCATGGAGAAGCCGCAATTGCCAGTTTCGAAGGTACCGAAAACCCCAGAGTACGCCGCAACCTAGGGCAAGCAACAAACCGTAAAGCGGGTTTCCTGCCGGGATTGTGTTCTTTTGCGCAGAAGGCTTTCAGTACCGGGTCTTTCGCTTTTGCCGTGGCTACATTCAATAAACGCTCCTTATACACCGCCTGCCAAACCTACGTGCAGCAGCGCATCGATACTTGCCAAGCGGCCATTCAGGCCGCGCAGGAGTCGGCCAACAGCGAAACCAAGAGCAGCGCCGGCGACAAGTACGAAACCGGCCGGGCCATGGCCCAGAACGAGCGCGACCGTAACGCCGTGCAACTGCACGAAGCCAAGAAGCTACTGGCCGAGTTGGAACGCATCGATCCGGAGAAGCCATGTGATGCAGTGTGGCCGGGTGCCTTGGTGCGCACTAACATAGGGCAGTTTTACGTCGGCATCAGCGCCGGCAAGCTCGCCATTGATGGGGCTGAATATTTCGCGGTATCGGCCGCGGCGCCCATTGCGGCAGCTTTAAGCGGCAAGCGCGCGGGCGAGCAGGCTACTTTCAACGGAAAGCAGATCCGAATCGAGGCTGTGGTGTAAAGACAAGTACCTTTGCTTACCAGTGCCGCCCGCAGTTGCAGGCATTCTCGCTAGCATGTCTTCGTATCAGCCCCGTTCTCTTGCCCTCCTAGGTTCTACCGGTTCCATCGGCACCCAAACGCTCGATGTCGTGCGGGCCCACCCGGGGCGCTTCTTGGTAGTAGCTCTCACCGCCCAGCGCAATGCCGACTTGCTGGTGGCGCAAGCGCGCGAATTTCGGCCCGCGGTAGTGGTAATTGGCGACGAAGCCCAGTACGCCACGGTGCGCGAGGCCTTGACTGATCAGCCCGAAACCCAGGTAATGACCGGGCTCGATGCCTTGGCCGAAGCCGCCGCCCGTCCCGATGTGGATGTGGTGCTTACGGCGCTTGTGGGCTACGCTGGCTTGCTGCCCACCATAGCGGCCCTTAAAGCCGGCAAAACCATCGCCCTGGCCAACAAGGAAACCCTGGTGGTGGCCGGGCAGCTGGTTACGCGCCTGGCCCGGCAGTCCGGCTCGGCCATTTACCCCGTCGACTCGGAGCACTCGGCCATTTTTCAATGCCTGGTAGGGGAGGAGCCTAATTCGGTTGAGAAAATCATCCTCACGGCTTCGGGTGGGCCTTTCCGGGGCCGCTCGGCGCAGGAACTGGCTACCGTAACCAAGGCCCAGGCCCTGAAGCACCCCAACTGGGACATGGGCGCCAAAATCACCATCGACTCGGCTTCCCTGATGAACAAAGGCTTGGAGGTGATAGAAGCCAAATGGCTTTTTGGGCTGACCGACGAGCAGATTGAAGTGGTAGTACACCCGCAAAGCATCATTCACTCGCTGGTGCAGTTCACGGATGGCTCGCTGAAGGCGCAGCTCGGGCTACCCGATATGAAGCTGCCCATTCAGTACGCCCTGGGTTACCCCGAGCGCCTGCCCAACAATTTTCCTCGGTTCAGCTTCCTGGATTACCCACAGCTCACCTTCGAGCGGCCCGATGGCGACACCTTCCGCAACCTGCCGCTGGCGTTTGAGGCCATGCGCCGGGGCGGCAACGCGCCGTGCGTACTCAACGCCGCCAACGAGGTAGCCGTAGCCGCGTTCCTGCGCGACCAGATCGGCTTTCTGCAATTGCCCGATGTGGTAGAAAACTGCCTCGCCCGCGTTTCGTACCTTGCCGAACCTTCGCTCGACGACTACGTGCACACCGACGCCGAAACTCGGCGGGTGGCTTCGGAGTTGGTGAAGTGAATTAGTTGTCAGTTGTTGGTTGTTAGTTGTCAGTAAGCAATGTCATGCTAGAGCGTCCGTATACCGAACTGCAGGTATGGCAACGGTGCCGGGCGTTGGTGGGGCAGATTTACGACCTGACGCGCGGTTTTCCCCGTGAAGAGATGTTGGGGCTGACAAACCAGATGCGGCGTGCGGCGGTATCCATTCCCTCGAACATTGCGGAAGGCTGCGGACGCCAGCACCAGCGCGACACAATCCAATTCTTGTTTGTGGCTCGCGGTTCGTTGTTCGAACTCGAAACACAATGTTATTTGGCAGCTGATCAGCAATACCTCTCAGCCGAGCAACTGCAGGCGGTGCTTGCCAACCTCAACGACTGCCGAAAACTGCTACAAGGCTTCATTCGCTACTACCGAAACCTCTCACCTTCGTCGGGAACAACCCTGCCTGACAACGGACAACTAAAAACTGACAACTAAAGCAACGAATGGATATTCTGGTAATGGCTGGCCAGCTGCTGCTGGGGCTCACCATTTTGGTGGGCGTGCACGAAGCAGGGCACATGCTGACGGCCAAATGGTTTGGAATGCGCGTGGAGAAATTCTCCATCGGCTTTCCGCCCAAAATCTTTGGCAAAACCATTGGCGAAACCGAGTACATGATTGGTGCGGTGCCCCTAGGTGGCTTCGTGAAAATCACCGGCATGGTGGACGAGTCGCTCGATACCGAGAGCCTTAGCCAAGAGCCCAAGCCCTACGAGTTCCGGGCCAAGCCGGCTTGGCAGCGCCTCATTGTGATGCTCGGCGGCATTATTGTAAACGTGCTGACGGGTATTCTCATCTTCACGCTGCTCACCTACAAGTACGGCGAAAGCTACCTGCCCGCTACGGAGGCGCAGCGCTTTGGCGTGGTGCCCAACGAGCTGGGCAAGCAAATTGGCTTCCGGCCCGGCGACCGTATCGTGAAAATCAACGGCCGCCCGTTCGAGCAGTTCAACGACGTGTACGATGTGGACGTGGTGCTCGGCAACGGCAGCTACTACACCGTGGAGCGCGCAGGCCAGCTCATCGACATTCCGGTGCCCCAGGACTTTATGGACAAGATGGCCGACCAGGACCAGGCCTTGTTCGTGCAGCCGCTCGACCCCTTTGTGGTGGACGAGGTAGTGCCCGGCGGCCCGGCCTCCAAAGGCGGCCTGCAACCCAACGACCGCATCGTGCGCGTGGGCAGCGCCAACATCGAGTTTTTCCCGGAGCTGCAAGCGGCGCTGAAAGTTAACGCCGGCAAAGCCACGCCGGTAGTGGTAGCGCGCGGCGACCAAACCCTTACG includes the following:
- a CDS encoding 3-oxoacyl-ACP synthase, with the protein product MATFNKRSLYTACQTYVQQRIDTCQAAIQAAQESANSETKSSAGDKYETGRAMAQNERDRNAVQLHEAKKLLAELERIDPEKPCDAVWPGALVRTNIGQFYVGISAGKLAIDGAEYFAVSAAAPIAAALSGKRAGEQATFNGKQIRIEAVV
- a CDS encoding DUF3575 domain-containing protein — encoded protein: MKKLLLCLAALLSAHLGHAQKTVAKLNTVSLLYRTASVLAERQVHPAVSVQLGVFYTHSTGQMFSDRELSGFGITPEVRFYPSGTALQGFYLGLYARYQHFRAHEDIKQSMFPTRPEDQTLPGRPIDGTINAFGLGLTTGYQVRITKHLRLDPFVGLGFNTAFSNVTTPGFTNHEFYTAQTHDGAEPRLGLAVGYAF
- the rseP gene encoding RIP metalloprotease RseP, yielding MDILVMAGQLLLGLTILVGVHEAGHMLTAKWFGMRVEKFSIGFPPKIFGKTIGETEYMIGAVPLGGFVKITGMVDESLDTESLSQEPKPYEFRAKPAWQRLIVMLGGIIVNVLTGILIFTLLTYKYGESYLPATEAQRFGVVPNELGKQIGFRPGDRIVKINGRPFEQFNDVYDVDVVLGNGSYYTVERAGQLIDIPVPQDFMDKMADQDQALFVQPLDPFVVDEVVPGGPASKGGLQPNDRIVRVGSANIEFFPELQAALKVNAGKATPVVVARGDQTLTLTLNVDEEGKVGFRPKSLLKYSTRDYSLAEAVPAGTKQAFGIVAAQVKAFGKIFRGEASVSKSLGGPIEIAQQYGGRFDWLKFWTLTGMLSMVLAFMNLLPIPALDGGHVMFLTYEMLSGRKPSDKFLENAQKVGMVLLLSLMAFVLIINPFIKYVL
- a CDS encoding phytanoyl-CoA dioxygenase family protein; the encoded protein is MLDFLRHKLRSLKLTYTVYNFLHQRKLRHNEQLYRRYGLRKRVYQSVSSDDFKALGAGEPPRFDVHDSRLAASNYPEFKQFSPATQEGIRLWSERGYMVLRGFFSPDEVATINGEIERLIGQGEANWRYSHVKIMFAIHQSEAIRRIVAKPELHAVLGFLLGKPVTHPFQSINFIQGSQQRAHSDTIHMTTYPLGYMVAAWIALENIDASNGPVFYYPGSHRLPYVLNNDYPHGNTHFTIGESAYKAYENAIEAVVQQNQLRPEEFHAQAGDVLLWHANLLHGGMPIQAAHRTRQSMVLHYFADDVICYHEITQRPALREQP
- a CDS encoding 1-deoxy-D-xylulose-5-phosphate reductoisomerase, translated to MSSYQPRSLALLGSTGSIGTQTLDVVRAHPGRFLVVALTAQRNADLLVAQAREFRPAVVVIGDEAQYATVREALTDQPETQVMTGLDALAEAAARPDVDVVLTALVGYAGLLPTIAALKAGKTIALANKETLVVAGQLVTRLARQSGSAIYPVDSEHSAIFQCLVGEEPNSVEKIILTASGGPFRGRSAQELATVTKAQALKHPNWDMGAKITIDSASLMNKGLEVIEAKWLFGLTDEQIEVVVHPQSIIHSLVQFTDGSLKAQLGLPDMKLPIQYALGYPERLPNNFPRFSFLDYPQLTFERPDGDTFRNLPLAFEAMRRGGNAPCVLNAANEVAVAAFLRDQIGFLQLPDVVENCLARVSYLAEPSLDDYVHTDAETRRVASELVK
- a CDS encoding four helix bundle protein; the encoded protein is MLERPYTELQVWQRCRALVGQIYDLTRGFPREEMLGLTNQMRRAAVSIPSNIAEGCGRQHQRDTIQFLFVARGSLFELETQCYLAADQQYLSAEQLQAVLANLNDCRKLLQGFIRYYRNLSPSSGTTLPDNGQLKTDN